One stretch of Nicotiana tabacum cultivar K326 chromosome 18, ASM71507v2, whole genome shotgun sequence DNA includes these proteins:
- the LOC107778247 gene encoding E3 ubiquitin-protein ligase RSL1-like gives MSFDVDTEDLKTLAAEQRRELMAARDVDSDLDFAFQLQLQEAISASLSLQPSTSTSTPTPTPLPSNPNPNPSFAEVQSSELLNLEREIDDRKLSELEFRKLRDDLHQRIHDHRVAQEILRMPEDEWQNDGDNFERPFGEGTSENVDKEVFRVYFKGLVENYSPKVVFGGIGVAICDSRDELLFEMRKPFYGSAMNRQCIEFKALIEGLNAAIALDLKRVVFYCDYFPIFQFITGRWSAKQRKVAALLNQVVLLRQKFLFCQPSFVSRNEIIFAFKFAREAMASQIKKVAESAASGNVYETCVICLEETDIGKIFSVDGCRHRYCVSCMKQHVEVKLLHGMVPKCPHADCNSDLKLDSCIKFLTPKLIDMMKQRIKEASIPVTEKVYCPYPKCSALMSKSEVLEYSKGAFVVAERCGIRKCTTCNGLFCIDCKVPWHSGITCSEYRRRNPNPPEDVKLKNLAAVNLWRQCIKCNHMIELAAGCYHMTCRCGYEFCYTCGAPWKDKKASCSCKLWDEDYILDSDEDDEEFDDDDEFDDDYYESDSDDYFGVL, from the exons ATGTCATTCGACGTAGACACTGAAGACCTCAAAACTCTCGCCGCCGAGCAACGCCGTGAACTCATGGCGGCGCGTGACGTGGACTCCGACTTGGACTTCGCCTTTCAACTCCAACTCCAAGAAGCTATAAGCGCCTCCTTATCTCTTCAACCCTCCACCTCTACCTCCACACCCACCCCCACTCCACTCCCCTCCAACCCCAACCCAAATCCCTCTTTCGCTGAAGTACAGTCATCAGAACTCCTTAATCTCGAGCGAGAAATCGACGATCGCAAGCTCAGTGAATTGGAATTTCGAAAATTACGCGACGATCTTCACCAGCGAATTCACGATCACCGTGTTGCTCAGGAGATACTTCGTATGCCGGAGGATGAGTGGCAAAATGATGGCGATAATTTCGAGCGTCCGTTCGGGGAAGGCACGTCAGAAAATGTGGACAAGGAGGTTTTTAGGGTTTATTTCAAGGGTTTGGTGGAGAATTATTCACCGAAGGTGGTTTTTGGTGGGATTGGAGTTGCCATATGCGATTCGAGAGATGAATTGTTGTTCGAAATGAGGAAGCCTTTTTATGGAAGTGCGATGAATCGCCAGTGCATTGAGTTTAAGGCCCTTATTGAGGGTTTGAATGCTGCCATCGCTTTGGATTTGAAAAGGGTCGTGTTCTATTGTGATTACTTTCCCATTTTCCAATTT ATTACAGGCCGATGGTCAGCCAAACAGCGGAAGGTTGCTGCTTTACTAAATCAAGTGGTTCTGCTTCGACAAAAGTTTTTGTTTTGCCAGCCTTCATTTGTGTCtcgaaatgaaattatttttgcatttaaatttgcAAGAGAGGCAATGGCTTCCCAAATTAAGAAAGTAGCAGAGTCAGCTGCTTCTGGAAATGTGTACGAAACTTGTGTTATTTGTTTGGAAGAGACAGATATTGGCAAGATTTTCTCAGTTGATGGTTGTAGGCACCGCTATTGTGTCTCCTGTATGAAACAACATGTTGAAGTGAAGCTGCTTCATGGTATGGTGCCTAAGTGTCCTCATGCTGACTGCAATTCTGATCTAAAACTGGATAGCTGCATTAAATTTTTGACCCCCAAGTTAATTGATATGATGAAGCAACGCATTAAGGAAGCTTCTATCCCTGTGACTGAAAAAGTTTATTGCCCTTACCCAAAGTGCTCAGCATTAATGTCAAAATCTGAAGTTTTAGAATATTCTAAGGGGGCCTTTGTAGTAGCTGAAAGATGTGGAATCAGGAAATGTACGACATGCAATGGCCTGTTTTGCATCGATTGCAAAGTTCCTTGGCACTCGGGTATCACGTGCTCTGAGTATAGAAGGAGAAATCCTAATCCTCCAGAAGATGTTAAGTTGAAAAATCTGGCAGCAGTGAATTTGTGGCGCCAATGTATAAAGTGCAACCACATGATTGAACTTGCTGCAGGGTGCTATCACATGACTTGCAG ATGTGGCTATGAATTTTGTTATACATGCGGGGCACCATGGAAGGACAAGAAAGCATCTTGCTCCTGTAAGCTTTGGGACGAGGATTACATTTTAGATTCTGATGAAGATGATgaggaatttgatgatgatgatgaatttgatGATGATTATTATGAATCCGATTCTGATGATTATTTTGGAGTGTTGTAG